In Candidatus Moanabacter tarae, the genomic stretch CCCTGCATTCCGTCCAGCTCGATGAAGTCGAAACCATCCTTTACTGCGATTTTTATGTCGTCGCTGACGCGTCCGGCACCGAGCTTGACGCCTACGGGTAGTTGATATCCAGTGGCCTCGCGAAACTCCTCGACCTTAATAACTAAATCATCAGCTCCTAAGATATCAGGATGACGCGATGGAGAACGCAGGTCGATTCCTTGGGGAATACCGCGAATGGTAGCAAGTTCCTTGGTAACTTTCTTGGCCATGAGCTGACCTCCAAGGCCAGGCTTAGCTCCCTGAGAGATGTAGATCTCAAGAGCGTCAGCACGTTTCATATCGTGTATGTTCCAGCCTAAGCGTCCCCCCAAACACTGGAAAATAAGCTGCTTAGCAGCGCTCCGCTGGGCGTCGCTCATGCCTCCTTCTCCCGTATTTTCCGCGATATCAGACATAGCCGAGGCCATCGCTACAGCATGTTTTGTGGAACGGCTTAAGGCACCGTAACTCATTGGTGCGATCATTACGGGCATACTGAGCTGGAGCGGATTAGCCCCATTGATGCCTCCGATTTCGGTGTACATCTTTACCTTAGAGAGGACGTCAGGATCTGATCCTGCCCGAGACAGGTCTTGTTTAAAAGCCAGGTCTTCCAAATGGGGAAGGGTGCGAGCACCGCCGTAGCCACGGATGCGATAGCGCCCAATCTGAGATTTGATCTGAATATCCTCTTGCACCTTATCGTTCCAGTAATCGGAGGTGCCTGAGAAAGTGGAAAACGGAATGCTTCGCATCTGCTGTTCGCTGGTTTCATAACGTAACTTCTTTCCAGCGTTTATGATTTTCCTGAAAGGTCCTTTAGCCGAAATTCTGTACCGGGCTAGAAATTCCATGAGCGAATCTATGTCCTGCCTGGAAGCATCAACAAGCATCGCATCGGATCCGAGCGATTGTATTTCACCGCCAACATAGATTTCTCCGCCGGTCATATCTTCACCGACTCGTTCGCCCGAGTCACCTACGATGATGATTCGGCCGCCATACATCATGTAACCAGCCATGAAGTTGGCGTTGCGGCCGCAACAGAGTGTCCCTGCCTTCATTACTTGCCCGGCGCGCGAGCCAATGTTTCCACGGACTACTATTTCGGCCCCGCGAATTGCTACCCCAGCAATGGCGCCGGCATTACCACCTACCACAACCGAACCGCGGTACATGTTGTCAGCTAATCCCCATCCGGCATTATGGGCGATTTCAAAATGAGGTCCGTCAGTTAGTCCAGCGCAAAAGTAGCCAGCTGATCCTTTGATCCTGACGTTAATTTTCTCGGTTAGGCCGACACCTAAATGATGACGCGCATCTGGGTTTAGAATTTCAATATCCTCACCGTTACTGCCGTGCTTTCGGATGACTTCGTTGGCCGCCCGGACCGTGGTCTTAGCTAGGTCGATAGAGCCCATGTGTCAAAGCTGCCGGGCGGCGGCTCTAATGTGTTGAGGGCCTGGCCGGGGAAGAGCCGATTGAGGGAAACTTCTTCGGAAGCGATCGCGATCAAATTCTTGTTCTCGTACATTATCATGGGCTTGGCAGCCAATCGATCCTTGGCGTAGCCAATCTCATTCTTGGTCGAAACCAGGAAAGAAAATGTACCATCGAGATCTTCGATAGAGGAATTCAGAGCTTCCTTCAGAGGTGTCCCTGTAGTGAGCTTTTCGGCGAGGTAAACAGCGATAAG encodes the following:
- the gltA gene encoding Glutamate synthase [NADPH] large chain, with product MGSIDLAKTTVRAANEVIRKHGSNGEDIEILNPDARHHLGVGLTEKINVRIKGSAGYFCAGLTDGPHFEIAHNAGWGLADNMYRGSVVVGGNAGAIAGVAIRGAEIVVRGNIGSRAGQVMKAGTLCCGRNANFMAGYMMYGGRIIIVGDSGERVGEDMTGGEIYVGGEIQSLGSDAMLVDASRQDIDSLMEFLARYRISAKGPFRKIINAGKKLRYETSEQQMRSIPFSTFSGTSDYWNDKVQEDIQIKSQIGRYRIRGYGGARTLPHLEDLAFKQDLSRAGSDPDVLSKVKMYTEIGGINGANPLQLSMPVMIAPMSYGALSRSTKHAVAMASAMSDIAENTGEGGMSDAQRSAAKQLIFQCLGGRLGWNIHDMKRADALEIYISQGAKPGLGGQLMAKKVTKELATIRGIPQGIDLRSPSRHPDILGADDLVIKVEEFREATGYQLPVGVKLGAGRVSDDIKIAVKDGFDFIELDGMQGSTGAGSSEVIDHVGIPTLAAIMEALDALDEIDRRKDIEIVLMGGLRDGIDAVKSLCLGSNAVAFGSAVIIAGGCIACMQCHVGQCVTGIATQDPKHETRYNPSVEAQNIHRFLESVRWQIAAITQGLGYTSVHELCREDLVALTPEAATITRLPYEPGYRDRVSSELEMKAG